A DNA window from Chryseobacterium sp. MEBOG06 contains the following coding sequences:
- a CDS encoding FAD-dependent oxidoreductase: MIQKKPNKRIAIIGAGLGGLCLAQGLKKNGLECQIFEKDPAINTRTQGYRIRVNEPGRKALQECLPENLYHLFTDTCAASYSGMNVFTTSLEPSKNKLVESWSDGVKEMPDLKPNRLTIREILLQGLQEKIGFGKELTEWEELENNEVKLSFADGTAYTADLVIAADGVHSRIGSEYCKDQKVNTGNITIYGRTFYSPETQKAVSADLQKGTSVILNNQFSLIVDSMKFDSSKKNTSWELLSPISDYFYWAFIGNPEAFGLAPADFYNDPAEKISACIEKVTRLWHPKLKALFEYADQKSLSVTPIRSSLPKEPWKSGAITALGDAVHTMSPAGGVGANTAFIDAALLAENIRKALLNNTALSTAVSDYEKQMRIYSNLAVTMSLQGGEILHGTNK; encoded by the coding sequence ATGATACAGAAAAAACCAAACAAGCGTATTGCAATCATCGGTGCAGGATTAGGAGGTCTGTGCCTTGCCCAGGGATTGAAAAAAAACGGTCTCGAATGTCAGATTTTTGAAAAAGATCCCGCCATCAATACCCGCACGCAGGGATACAGGATCAGAGTAAATGAACCGGGCAGAAAGGCACTACAGGAGTGTCTTCCGGAAAATTTGTACCATCTTTTTACTGATACCTGTGCCGCCAGCTATTCCGGCATGAACGTATTCACAACCAGTCTTGAACCTTCAAAAAATAAACTGGTAGAATCCTGGAGCGACGGAGTAAAAGAAATGCCTGACCTCAAGCCCAACCGGCTGACAATACGTGAAATCTTGCTACAGGGATTACAGGAAAAAATAGGCTTCGGAAAAGAATTAACAGAATGGGAAGAACTGGAAAATAATGAAGTAAAACTCTCATTTGCGGATGGAACAGCTTATACTGCAGATCTTGTCATAGCTGCTGACGGAGTACATTCCAGAATAGGGTCAGAATATTGCAAAGATCAGAAGGTGAATACCGGAAATATTACGATATACGGCAGAACCTTCTATTCTCCGGAAACTCAAAAAGCAGTTTCTGCCGATCTTCAGAAAGGAACTTCTGTAATACTCAATAACCAGTTTTCACTCATCGTAGATTCTATGAAATTTGACAGTTCGAAAAAGAATACTTCATGGGAGCTGCTGAGCCCGATATCCGATTATTTCTATTGGGCATTTATTGGAAATCCAGAAGCTTTCGGACTTGCTCCGGCAGACTTTTACAACGATCCTGCAGAGAAAATCTCTGCTTGTATAGAGAAGGTTACCAGGTTATGGCATCCCAAACTTAAAGCTTTATTCGAATATGCTGATCAAAAATCATTATCTGTCACACCAATCCGCTCCTCTCTGCCTAAAGAACCCTGGAAGTCCGGAGCTATTACGGCTTTAGGAGATGCGGTTCATACCATGAGCCCGGCAGGAGGTGTGGGTGCTAATACCGCTTTTATAGATGCTGCTCTGCTGGCTGAAAATATCAGGAAGGCTCTACTGAACAATACCGCACTTTCAACAGCTGTTTCAGATTATGAAAAACAAATGAGAATATACAGCAATCTGGCGGTTACCATGTCTTTACAGGGTGGAGAAATCCTGCACGGAACCAATAAATAA
- the egtD gene encoding L-histidine N(alpha)-methyltransferase, whose product MNVQLDPHAKTENHPIDHFRPDVLEGLKNSPKRLSSKYFYDKIGDHLFQQIMAMPEYYLTRCELDIFKNKTQELTDLIIPENEPFDLIELGAGDAMKSTFLLKHLVERGLEFTYMPIDISGNILSILNEKLSTQFPDMPITCLEGDYFDMLQKAASLSDRRKVILFLGSNIGNMNPEEAQSFCLSLNQNLSSGDRVLIGFDLKKNPHVILNAYNDKEGITAAFNLNLLTRINNELGGNFDREQFQHYQTYDPVSGACRSFLVSLKKQEVIIGRDRISFEENELIDMEISQKFSAEHIAELGEKSGFTTAGEIKDSKEWFVDTIWQVK is encoded by the coding sequence ATGAATGTACAGTTAGATCCGCATGCTAAGACTGAAAATCATCCCATTGATCATTTCCGTCCGGATGTTTTAGAAGGCTTAAAAAATAGTCCGAAAAGGCTATCTTCAAAATATTTCTACGATAAAATCGGCGACCACCTTTTCCAGCAGATCATGGCAATGCCTGAATATTATCTTACCCGGTGCGAGCTTGACATATTCAAAAATAAGACACAGGAACTTACAGACCTCATCATACCTGAAAATGAACCTTTTGACCTGATCGAGCTGGGAGCAGGAGATGCTATGAAATCTACATTCTTACTGAAGCATCTTGTAGAAAGAGGTCTCGAATTCACCTATATGCCGATTGATATTTCTGGAAATATTCTCTCTATACTCAATGAAAAATTAAGTACACAATTCCCGGATATGCCTATAACCTGCCTGGAGGGTGATTATTTTGATATGCTTCAAAAGGCGGCATCATTATCTGACCGGAGAAAGGTTATTCTGTTTTTGGGAAGTAATATCGGAAATATGAATCCTGAAGAAGCTCAGAGTTTCTGCCTTAGTTTAAATCAAAATCTATCTTCCGGAGATCGTGTCCTGATAGGTTTTGACCTGAAGAAAAATCCCCATGTCATTTTAAACGCTTATAATGATAAGGAAGGGATCACAGCTGCCTTCAATCTTAATCTTCTGACCCGTATCAATAATGAGTTGGGAGGAAATTTTGACCGCGAACAATTTCAGCATTATCAAACCTACGACCCTGTAAGCGGAGCTTGCAGAAGTTTTCTGGTAAGCCTTAAAAAACAGGAGGTAATCATTGGCCGTGACAGAATTTCATTTGAAGAAAATGAACTTATTGATATGGAAATTTCTCAGAAGTTCTCTGCTGAACACATTGCTGAACTAGGTGAAAAATCCGGTTTTACAACCGCCGGAGAAATCAAAGATTCAAAAGAATGGTTTGTAGATACGATCTGGCAGGTAAAATAA
- the egtB gene encoding ergothioneine biosynthesis protein EgtB has protein sequence MTPEITTVDLSKKYTDVRSRSEEICAPLEIEDYVVQPIVDVSPPKWHLGHTTWFFETFILIPNFPEYEVFDPQYNFVFNSYYETIGTRVIRTDRGNLSRPSVSDIYRYRKYVDEQMKAFLQSRFMKEAIEPLLELGLNHEQQHQELLVTDIKYILGHNPLFPAYTKEKQCIQSGSADVQMLRFSEGVYEIGFKGEGFCFDNELGRHKVYLNDFEIASQLVTNREYLEFMEAGGYTDFKHWHAEGWDWVKQNQAKSPLYWHYVEGRWMNYTLNGLQEIEPDAPVCHINFYEASAFASWKGMRLPSEAEWEVASDHFDWGSRWEWTNSAYLPYPHFKKEAGAVGEYNGKFMVNQMVLRGASEATPPGHSRNTYRNFFQTNLKWQFTGIRLAQ, from the coding sequence ATGACACCAGAGATTACAACAGTAGATCTATCAAAAAAATATACGGATGTCCGCAGCCGTTCTGAAGAAATCTGTGCTCCATTGGAAATTGAGGATTATGTAGTACAGCCGATTGTGGATGTAAGTCCGCCGAAATGGCACCTGGGGCATACCACATGGTTTTTTGAAACGTTCATTCTGATCCCTAATTTCCCTGAATACGAAGTTTTTGATCCACAGTATAATTTTGTCTTTAACAGCTACTATGAAACCATTGGAACAAGGGTAATCCGTACTGACCGCGGAAACCTCAGCCGGCCTTCTGTTTCAGATATTTATCGCTACAGAAAATATGTGGATGAACAGATGAAAGCTTTCCTTCAAAGCAGGTTCATGAAAGAAGCTATTGAACCCCTTCTGGAGCTGGGCCTCAATCATGAACAGCAGCATCAGGAGCTGCTAGTGACAGACATTAAATACATTCTGGGGCATAATCCCCTCTTCCCCGCTTATACTAAAGAAAAACAATGTATCCAATCCGGTTCTGCAGATGTGCAGATGCTCCGATTTTCTGAAGGAGTCTATGAAATTGGCTTTAAAGGCGAAGGGTTTTGTTTTGACAATGAACTAGGCAGACATAAGGTATATCTTAACGACTTTGAAATTGCCAGCCAGCTGGTGACCAATCGTGAGTACCTTGAATTTATGGAAGCCGGCGGATATACTGACTTCAAACACTGGCATGCCGAAGGCTGGGACTGGGTAAAACAAAATCAGGCAAAATCTCCGCTGTACTGGCATTATGTGGAGGGCAGATGGATGAATTATACCTTAAACGGATTACAGGAAATAGAACCTGATGCACCCGTATGTCATATCAATTTTTATGAAGCTTCTGCTTTTGCTTCCTGGAAAGGGATGCGCCTGCCAAGTGAGGCAGAATGGGAAGTGGCATCTGATCATTTTGACTGGGGAAGCCGCTGGGAATGGACCAATTCTGCTTACCTGCCCTATCCTCATTTTAAGAAAGAAGCCGGTGCGGTAGGTGAATACAATGGAAAATTCATGGTCAATCAAATGGTATTGCGCGGTGCCTCTGAAGCGACTCCTCCGGGACACAGCAGAAATACTTACCGTAATTTTTTTCAAACCAATTTAAAATGGCAGTTTACAGGAATCAGACTTGCACAATAA
- a CDS encoding ABC transporter ATP-binding protein gives MITVESVSKNFNGKTAVDHISFQANDQEILVLLGTSGCGKTTTLKMINRLIEADSGNILINGKNIRDQKAEELRMGIGFVMQHSGLFPHYTIQQNIAVVPELLKWDKKKTSARTHELLEKLHLSEEVLSRFPNELSGGQQQRVGIARALIADTPVLLMDEPFGALDNITKADIHSEFQSLEELKNKTIILVTHDVQEAFELGHRICLMDQGKIVQTGTPKEMLYQPTNNFVRDFFAENRLLLEYKVATLQDIGPFFTSENSHYTLENSDDTSVWNALQKLSSDHKNTEIYERVIRAFNDYRKLQIV, from the coding sequence ATGATTACAGTTGAATCAGTATCAAAGAATTTTAACGGTAAAACTGCCGTAGATCACATTTCTTTTCAGGCAAATGATCAGGAAATCCTGGTGCTTTTAGGAACCAGCGGCTGTGGGAAAACAACGACTCTTAAAATGATCAACCGCCTCATAGAAGCTGATTCCGGAAACATTCTGATCAACGGTAAAAATATCCGTGATCAGAAAGCAGAGGAACTGCGAATGGGAATTGGTTTTGTAATGCAGCATTCCGGTTTATTTCCTCATTATACGATTCAGCAAAATATTGCTGTAGTTCCTGAACTGCTGAAATGGGATAAAAAGAAAACATCAGCAAGAACGCATGAACTTTTGGAGAAACTTCATCTTTCTGAAGAAGTACTTTCACGGTTTCCCAATGAGCTGAGCGGGGGCCAGCAGCAGCGTGTAGGTATTGCAAGAGCCCTGATTGCAGATACTCCGGTTTTACTGATGGATGAACCCTTCGGAGCGCTTGACAATATTACCAAAGCGGATATTCATTCCGAATTTCAATCTCTTGAAGAGCTTAAAAACAAAACAATTATATTGGTTACTCATGATGTACAGGAAGCTTTTGAACTTGGGCATCGGATATGCCTGATGGATCAGGGGAAGATTGTTCAGACAGGAACTCCAAAAGAAATGCTTTACCAGCCCACCAATAATTTTGTCCGTGATTTCTTTGCTGAAAACCGGCTTTTACTGGAATACAAAGTGGCCACCTTACAGGATATTGGTCCGTTTTTCACTTCTGAGAATTCACATTATACGCTGGAGAATTCAGACGATACAAGTGTCTGGAATGCTTTACAGAAATTAAGCTCGGATCATAAGAATACAGAAATCTATGAAAGAGTGATCAGGGCATTTAATGATTATAGAAAATTACAGATTGTATGA
- a CDS encoding ABC transporter permease/substrate-binding protein, translating to MMKQSLWQFIAEQHEKLITQIIQHLGLTFLSLFLAIIVGVPLGILIARKRKLSSPVLGIAGILQTIPSIALLGFMIPAFGIGPKPAIAALLIYALLPVIRNTYTGITGVDPAVIEAAKAMGMNRRQLLLKVKLPLAMPVIIAGIRTAAVINVGVATLASFVAAGGLGEFIFGGISLNNTNMILAGAIPAALLAVLLDQTISILQKSGYRLFQKLKFAVPVLLIILGAGYMVTNSSQHTVKAGFTPEFMGRQDGDIGLRSVYGLNVNPLVVSDAIMYKAAYEKELDLISGYSTDGRIKAFDLYVLDDDKKIFPPYFAAPIIKTKTLEKFPELEKTLNMLAGKFNDSIMTDLNYRSDHLNQTPEKIAKDFLIKNNLYKSPLKGNSGTVRIGSKIFGEQYILAEMYTMLIEGYTHYKVETKTGLGGTKICFDALMNDAIDFYPEYTGTGLLVLLKPTEQTIKSVSQSADKTYQYVNSEFRKQYGIQWLQPLGFNNAYALMMRRKQAEDLHIKSISDLRKYFDGK from the coding sequence ATGATGAAGCAGAGTCTCTGGCAGTTTATTGCTGAACAGCACGAAAAGTTAATCACCCAGATCATACAGCATCTGGGACTTACGTTTTTATCTCTCTTTTTAGCGATCATCGTTGGGGTTCCGTTAGGAATTCTGATTGCCAGAAAAAGGAAGCTTTCAAGTCCTGTACTGGGTATTGCCGGAATTTTGCAGACCATTCCCAGTATTGCCCTGCTGGGGTTTATGATCCCCGCTTTTGGCATCGGTCCGAAACCGGCTATTGCAGCACTGCTGATCTATGCTCTTTTACCTGTTATCCGGAATACCTATACCGGAATTACAGGAGTAGATCCGGCCGTGATAGAAGCTGCAAAAGCAATGGGGATGAACAGAAGACAGCTCCTTTTGAAAGTAAAACTTCCTTTGGCCATGCCTGTAATCATTGCCGGAATAAGGACAGCAGCAGTTATCAATGTGGGAGTAGCTACTTTGGCTTCCTTTGTTGCCGCAGGTGGCTTGGGAGAATTTATCTTTGGGGGTATTTCACTTAATAATACCAATATGATTCTGGCAGGAGCCATTCCCGCTGCATTACTCGCCGTTCTGCTGGACCAGACCATCTCCATACTCCAAAAATCAGGATATCGATTGTTTCAAAAGCTGAAATTTGCAGTTCCTGTTCTACTTATTATATTGGGAGCAGGTTATATGGTTACCAATTCTTCACAACATACCGTTAAGGCCGGTTTTACTCCTGAATTTATGGGAAGGCAGGACGGGGATATCGGTCTTCGCTCTGTGTATGGCCTTAATGTAAATCCACTTGTAGTAAGTGATGCCATTATGTATAAAGCTGCGTATGAAAAGGAACTTGATCTGATCAGCGGATATTCCACAGACGGAAGGATCAAAGCTTTTGACCTCTATGTACTGGATGATGATAAAAAAATATTTCCGCCCTACTTCGCTGCCCCTATTATTAAGACCAAAACCCTGGAAAAATTTCCGGAGCTTGAAAAAACGCTTAATATGCTGGCCGGGAAATTCAATGATTCTATTATGACGGATCTTAATTACAGGTCAGATCATCTTAATCAGACCCCTGAGAAGATTGCAAAAGATTTTTTAATCAAGAATAATCTCTACAAAAGTCCGCTGAAAGGAAATTCAGGAACAGTGCGTATTGGCTCAAAAATATTCGGGGAACAATATATCCTCGCAGAAATGTATACGATGCTTATTGAAGGCTATACGCACTATAAGGTGGAAACGAAAACAGGTTTGGGAGGAACCAAAATCTGTTTTGATGCTTTAATGAATGATGCTATTGATTTTTATCCGGAATATACCGGAACCGGACTGCTTGTCCTTTTAAAACCAACAGAACAGACTATCAAAAGCGTGAGCCAAAGTGCCGATAAAACCTATCAGTATGTAAATTCAGAATTTAGAAAACAATATGGGATTCAATGGCTGCAACCTCTAGGGTTCAATAATGCCTATGCCCTGATGATGCGTAGAAAGCAGGCTGAAGATCTCCATATCAAAAGTATTTCTGATCTCAGGAAATATTTTGACGGAAAGTAA
- a CDS encoding class A beta-lactamase-related serine hydrolase, which produces MTKYTHFIPTFFIVFFSSLNAQIEKKDPLYKTIMSRDSLLFSVGFNTCNAAQMENILSGQLEFYHDKDGFSDKKKFMIDFKNGLCRPSKTYKARRALVEKSTEIYPMYKEGQVYAVIQNGNHLFYEKETDQPEKLTGSAKFTHVWIKENGEWKLKRSFSFDHQEKKTVDDDNVFEDDQAIENWLKENKIPTLGLGIIEGGELKQVKVFGDIKKGVSAPYNTYFNVASITKPITTMVTMHLVSLGKWKLDEPLDQYWIDPDLANDPRHKKLTTRMILTHKTGFPNWRWMNADKKLHFQFDPGTKYQYSGEGFEYLRKALEKKFGKSLDQLAQELIFKPLKMNDTNYIWDQNTDESRFAIGYDKEGKPYPIEKNKMANAADDLHTTIEDLGNFMVNIMKGGSLKPEVFKEMIRKQVKIRDNKYFGLGFEVYDLGNDEYVLSHGGADQGTRCITLVLPKSGKGIVIFTNTDDGSKIYEKLVLHYLGEEGKKIVEIENK; this is translated from the coding sequence ATGACAAAGTATACTCATTTTATACCCACTTTTTTTATTGTTTTCTTCAGCAGCCTTAATGCTCAAATAGAAAAAAAAGACCCTTTGTACAAAACAATTATGTCCAGAGACAGTCTGCTGTTTTCTGTAGGTTTCAATACCTGTAATGCGGCACAAATGGAAAATATACTCAGCGGCCAGCTTGAATTTTATCACGATAAAGATGGCTTTTCTGATAAGAAGAAATTTATGATTGACTTCAAAAACGGTTTGTGCAGACCTTCAAAAACTTATAAAGCCAGAAGAGCTTTGGTGGAAAAAAGTACGGAGATCTACCCCATGTACAAAGAAGGTCAGGTATATGCTGTTATCCAAAATGGGAATCATCTGTTTTATGAAAAAGAAACTGATCAGCCAGAGAAACTAACAGGTTCTGCTAAATTTACGCATGTATGGATTAAGGAGAATGGCGAATGGAAACTGAAAAGATCATTCAGTTTTGACCATCAGGAGAAAAAGACTGTTGATGATGACAATGTTTTTGAAGATGACCAGGCGATTGAAAACTGGCTGAAAGAAAATAAAATTCCAACATTAGGATTAGGAATTATTGAAGGAGGAGAGCTGAAGCAGGTAAAAGTTTTCGGGGACATAAAAAAAGGAGTTTCTGCCCCTTATAATACCTATTTTAATGTAGCTTCTATTACTAAACCTATCACCACCATGGTTACAATGCATCTGGTAAGTTTAGGGAAATGGAAACTGGATGAACCTCTTGATCAGTACTGGATAGATCCGGATCTTGCTAATGATCCGAGGCATAAAAAACTAACGACAAGAATGATTCTTACCCATAAGACAGGCTTTCCAAACTGGAGATGGATGAATGCTGACAAAAAGCTGCATTTTCAGTTTGATCCCGGAACGAAATACCAATATTCAGGAGAAGGATTCGAATACCTTAGGAAGGCTTTAGAAAAGAAATTTGGGAAATCGCTGGATCAGCTGGCCCAAGAATTGATTTTTAAACCACTCAAAATGAATGATACCAATTATATCTGGGATCAAAATACAGATGAATCAAGATTTGCAATCGGATATGATAAAGAAGGTAAACCTTATCCGATAGAAAAAAACAAAATGGCAAATGCTGCTGATGATTTACACACTACGATAGAAGATTTAGGAAATTTTATGGTCAACATTATGAAAGGCGGAAGCCTGAAACCTGAGGTATTTAAAGAAATGATCAGAAAGCAGGTGAAAATAAGAGATAATAAATATTTTGGATTAGGTTTTGAGGTGTATGATCTGGGAAATGATGAGTATGTCTTATCCCATGGAGGAGCCGACCAGGGTACGCGCTGTATTACTCTTGTGCTGCCAAAATCAGGAAAAGGAATTGTGATCTTTACCAATACCGATGACGGCTCTAAAATCTATGAAAAGCTCGTCCTTCATTATCTGGGTGAAGAAGGAAAGAAGATCGTTGAAATAGAAAACAAATAA
- a CDS encoding helix-turn-helix domain-containing protein — MSKLKAIREQKNLTQEELSEKSKISVRTIQRIESGTEPKGHTLRALAQALEIQENVLQDTVVISEISEVKTESKEEDKALENINYSFIKIINLSSLLFVILPPLNILVPLLLMFKMKQRNSLARQIISVQIVWTVMAPIVFMLWIFLKMGPESTLIIMILIVLSNIFIILRNASEIDRHKKLYFRLNFSMI, encoded by the coding sequence ATGTCCAAGCTAAAAGCCATAAGAGAACAAAAGAATCTGACCCAGGAAGAATTATCAGAAAAATCGAAAATTTCTGTAAGAACCATTCAGCGGATAGAATCCGGTACAGAACCTAAAGGACATACCCTTAGAGCGCTGGCACAAGCATTGGAAATACAGGAAAATGTACTACAGGATACCGTTGTAATTTCTGAAATAAGTGAGGTAAAGACAGAATCGAAAGAAGAGGACAAAGCACTGGAAAATATCAACTATTCTTTCATTAAAATAATCAATCTTTCATCACTCCTGTTTGTGATATTACCTCCTCTGAATATTCTTGTTCCGCTTCTGCTGATGTTCAAAATGAAGCAGAGAAATAGTCTGGCGAGACAAATTATTTCCGTACAGATAGTATGGACGGTTATGGCACCCATTGTATTTATGCTGTGGATCTTTTTGAAGATGGGACCAGAGTCTACTTTGATCATTATGATCCTGATTGTACTCTCAAATATCTTCATCATTCTTCGAAATGCCTCAGAAATAGACCGTCATAAAAAACTGTATTTCAGGTTGAATTTCAGTATGATATAA
- a CDS encoding helix-turn-helix domain-containing protein: MKHTIPTYDLSEISTHRFHVKKMDQHTEHKEEVLMDKGIHRDSHYIFTCMESGHVKMMVDFNVMEVQDSTVFCLLPGQVHQGLLMKDVNGWFIAIKSDMVPDAVRSVFEESLEEIKPLTIDKNWVEKISNAASMLHASYTDEMLSSKEGSLVIQSLLHAVLGMFAFIYSKESSSQTVGESRSLQLARAFRIMARQNYKTMKSPSEYAEMLAISRGYLTEVTREVTGKPAQHWIHQEILIEAKRLLAFTHLTIKEIAYELGYSDHTYFTRLFSKLEDQSPSEFRNLNRK; the protein is encoded by the coding sequence ATGAAGCACACCATTCCCACTTATGATTTGAGTGAAATTTCCACCCATCGTTTTCATGTGAAGAAAATGGATCAGCATACAGAACATAAAGAAGAAGTTCTAATGGATAAAGGGATCCACCGAGACAGCCATTATATCTTTACCTGTATGGAAAGTGGCCATGTCAAAATGATGGTAGATTTCAATGTCATGGAAGTGCAGGATTCAACCGTTTTCTGTCTTTTACCAGGTCAGGTACATCAGGGACTTCTGATGAAAGATGTGAACGGATGGTTTATTGCTATAAAATCTGATATGGTTCCGGATGCTGTACGTTCTGTTTTTGAAGAGTCTTTGGAAGAAATAAAACCTTTAACAATAGATAAAAACTGGGTGGAAAAGATCAGCAATGCAGCTTCTATGCTTCATGCTTCCTATACAGATGAAATGCTTTCTTCCAAAGAAGGTTCTTTAGTGATCCAGTCTTTACTTCATGCTGTGCTGGGTATGTTTGCTTTTATTTATTCAAAAGAAAGCAGTTCCCAGACAGTGGGTGAAAGCCGTTCTTTGCAGCTTGCCAGGGCATTCAGGATTATGGCGAGGCAGAACTATAAAACCATGAAAAGTCCATCAGAATATGCTGAAATGCTTGCTATCTCGAGAGGATACCTTACAGAAGTAACCCGCGAAGTGACCGGTAAACCGGCACAGCATTGGATTCATCAGGAAATTTTAATTGAGGCAAAAAGATTATTGGCATTTACCCATCTTACGATAAAAGAAATTGCCTATGAACTGGGGTACAGTGACCATACGTACTTCACCCGTTTATTTTCAAAACTGGAAGACCAGTCACCATCAGAATTCCGAAACCTAAACAGGAAATAA
- a CDS encoding siderophore-interacting protein, whose translation MPSLPKWINDTVENVWSSKFKDCTVTYIETITQHLRRIRFETDLQDVQFEPAYAIGIRVNDRDFRNYSPFNFNKESGTFDVIFHIHDTAAVGSNFVTQLSIGDSVKILVPRGKRFYEPLAKIHFSIGDETSLGSSLSIKEAVDQGKGTFICLHELEEIIALETLHLYGYHSPKNSTMRMIEALNDFLNEENEAIHNGEAVFYLTGNGERMSLFRKFLKARGVSPKCIKSQAYWIEGKRGL comes from the coding sequence ATGCCAAGTTTACCAAAGTGGATCAACGATACTGTAGAAAATGTCTGGTCCTCAAAATTTAAAGACTGTACTGTCACCTATATAGAAACTATTACTCAGCATCTTCGCAGGATTCGTTTTGAAACGGATTTGCAGGATGTTCAGTTTGAACCGGCTTACGCGATAGGAATAAGAGTGAACGACAGAGATTTCCGTAATTATTCGCCTTTTAATTTCAATAAGGAATCCGGTACTTTTGATGTTATTTTTCATATACATGATACAGCTGCTGTGGGAAGTAATTTTGTGACCCAGCTTTCCATTGGGGATTCTGTAAAAATTTTAGTACCCAGAGGAAAACGTTTCTATGAGCCCCTTGCTAAAATTCATTTTTCTATAGGGGATGAAACTTCACTTGGAAGTTCTCTTTCCATCAAAGAAGCTGTAGATCAGGGTAAAGGTACATTTATATGTTTGCATGAACTGGAAGAAATTATTGCTCTGGAAACTTTGCATCTATATGGCTACCACAGCCCTAAAAATAGTACGATGAGAATGATAGAAGCCTTAAATGATTTCCTGAATGAAGAAAATGAAGCCATCCATAATGGTGAAGCTGTTTTTTATCTTACAGGGAACGGTGAACGGATGTCTCTCTTCAGAAAATTTCTCAAGGCAAGAGGTGTTTCTCCAAAATGTATAAAATCACAGGCGTATTGGATAGAGGGGAAAAGAGGGCTATAG
- a CDS encoding TerD family protein, producing the protein MAINLQKGQKINIGLHSMTIGLGWDPSEGTSFDFDLDASAFMIDESRLIPSDPFFIFYGNTQSPDGALVHTGDDPDGKSSDGDDDESIIVDLSKIDPRITEILFVVTIHDAGIRKQNYGQVRNSYIRIVDNSNGQEIAKYELGEDFSIETAVEFGRLYKKNEQWKFEASGIGYREDLAFFLSKYYKGNIIK; encoded by the coding sequence ATGGCAATTAATTTACAAAAAGGTCAAAAAATTAATATTGGATTACATAGTATGACCATTGGTTTGGGATGGGATCCCAGCGAGGGAACTAGTTTTGATTTTGATCTGGACGCTTCTGCTTTCATGATCGATGAGAGCCGGCTAATTCCTTCAGACCCTTTTTTTATTTTTTACGGAAATACACAATCTCCGGATGGAGCCTTAGTGCATACAGGAGATGATCCTGACGGTAAATCAAGTGATGGAGACGACGATGAATCCATTATTGTAGATCTCTCTAAAATAGATCCCCGTATTACAGAAATACTGTTTGTTGTGACCATCCACGATGCCGGCATACGGAAACAGAATTACGGGCAAGTCCGCAATTCATACATTAGAATTGTAGATAACAGTAACGGGCAGGAAATCGCTAAATATGAACTGGGTGAAGATTTTTCTATTGAAACAGCAGTAGAATTCGGCCGGCTTTATAAAAAAAATGAACAGTGGAAATTTGAAGCTTCCGGGATCGGATACAGAGAAGACCTGGCATTTTTTCTTTCAAAATATTACAAAGGAAATATTATTAAATAA